GAAGGCATACCCCGGATTCTTACCGAAAAGCACCTCTTTTACACTATTAACATAAGGATTAATGCTGCCTTCAACATAAAACTTAATAGGCATCAGGGCATGGATGGTCTCAACATTATATTTACGGTTGACCAACGAATGTAAGGCGGTGATGTCGCTGTATCCAACAATCCATTTGGGATGAGAAAGGAATTTCACAAAGTTTAAAAGAGGAAGCACCCGGACTGTCCCATATCCCCCCCGTGCACAAACGATAGCTGCAATACTTTCGTCATCGAGCATAGCTTGCAGGTCGGAAGCACGTTCTTCATCGGTACCGGCAAACTGGTTGTTCTGTGAATGTACATGCGGACCAGCCACAACCTCTAATCCCCAGGATTCAAATAACTTTACGGCAGGTGCCAGTTCTTCTTCAGTTACCCACCGTGCAGGAGCTACAATTCCAACTTTATCCCCGGCTTGTAAAAATCTTGGCCTGATCATTTAATGAGTTCCTGAATTTCATCCATAATTTTATGTGCAAGTGCATCGGCCTTTTCCAAGGTATCACTTTCCGAATATATCCTAATGATAGGTTCAGTATTTGATTTGCGAAGGTGTACCCATTGCTTTTCAAATTCTATTTTCACGCCATCGATATCATTAACAGGATAATCTTTATATTTCTCTTTCATGGCAGCCAATACCTTATCCACGTCTATTCCGGGAGTAAGCTGTATCTTGTTTTTCGAAATGGAATATTCAGGATAGGTTGCCCTGAGCTGGGAACATGTCATTTGTGACTTTGCCAGGTGAGTAAGGAAAAGAGCAATTCCTACCAGTGCATCCCGGCCATAATGAATTTCTGGATAAATAACTCCACCGTTGCCTTCACCGCCAATAACCGCATTATGCTCTTTCATGGCTGTAACCACGTTGACTTCGCCAACTGCAGCAGAGAAATATTGGCCTCCATGATTTTCGGTTATATCACGCAGCGCACGGGTACTTGACAGATTTGAAACAGTGTTTCCTTTTTGATTTTTCAATACATAATCGGCTACAGAAACCAAAGTATATTCTTCTCCGAACATGCTGCCGTCTTCCTTAATAATGGCAAGGCGATCCACATCAGGATCAACAACAAAACCAACATCAATCTTATTTTCGGAAGCCACTTTTGCGATGCCCTTCAGATTTTCAGGGATAGGCTCGGGATTATGAGCAAAATGCCCCGAAGGGTCACAGTTCAGGCAAATAATTTTTTTGACCCCAAGCTGTTTTAGCAATTCCGGTATAACAATTCCACCAACTGAATTGACACAATCGATAACAACTTTAAATTTTGCCTTTTTAATTGCCTTCTTATGTACCAAAGGTAAATCCAGTACTTTCTGAATATGAATCTGGGTATAATCTTTTTGTTCTACTTTACCGAGTTTGTCGACAGTTGCAAAATCAAAGTCCTGTTTTTCAGCAAGCGACAGTACTTCTTTGCCTTCCTTGTCGGAGAGGAATTCACCTTTAGAACCAAGCAACTTCAAGGCATTCCATTGTACGGGATTATGACTTGCGGTGAGGATCAATCCACCATCTGCCTTTTCGCCGGTAACAGCAATCTCGGTGGTTGGGGTG
The DNA window shown above is from Bacteroidota bacterium and carries:
- the glmM gene encoding phosphoglucosamine mutase, with product MTLIKSISGIRGTIGGKAGEGLSPIDIVKFTSAFASWTRQNAKKEKIKVVVGRDARISGEMVEKMVIGTLIGMGADVVHIGLATTPTTEIAVTGEKADGGLILTASHNPVQWNALKLLGSKGEFLSDKEGKEVLSLAEKQDFDFATVDKLGKVEQKDYTQIHIQKVLDLPLVHKKAIKKAKFKVVIDCVNSVGGIVIPELLKQLGVKKIICLNCDPSGHFAHNPEPIPENLKGIAKVASENKIDVGFVVDPDVDRLAIIKEDGSMFGEEYTLVSVADYVLKNQKGNTVSNLSSTRALRDITENHGGQYFSAAVGEVNVVTAMKEHNAVIGGEGNGGVIYPEIHYGRDALVGIALFLTHLAKSQMTCSQLRATYPEYSISKNKIQLTPGIDVDKVLAAMKEKYKDYPVNDIDGVKIEFEKQWVHLRKSNTEPIIRIYSESDTLEKADALAHKIMDEIQELIK
- a CDS encoding LD-carboxypeptidase, with product MIRPRFLQAGDKVGIVAPARWVTEEELAPAVKLFESWGLEVVAGPHVHSQNNQFAGTDEERASDLQAMLDDESIAAIVCARGGYGTVRVLPLLNFVKFLSHPKWIVGYSDITALHSLVNRKYNVETIHALMPIKFYVEGSINPYVNSVKEVLFGKNPGYAFNPHPLNHQGSCKGTLLGGNLSVLYSLCGTDYDIDTRGKILFIEDLDEYLYHIDRMMMNFRLGHKLDQLAGLVIGGMSEMHDNAVPFGKTAEEIVADVVKDYKYPVAFGFPAGHIDDNQAMIMGREVSLEVNSTGSVLSF